Proteins encoded by one window of Vampirovibrionales bacterium:
- the rnhC gene encoding ribonuclease HIII: MYKAKLASPVAQARLKRAVLGVSHFEWREQAEQYCAFRLDGARRGAGKALWVRVKQYANGTLLIDAATPDLLQDLLSAVQSALPAGSVSVNAAGAGPASGAKPLKASGQLDVAGAYIGTDESGKGDYFGPLVIAGACVDDAALPQLAALGVMDSKKLSDDAISRIAAGIRQALGPDRVLALELAPARYNEVYADFRARGRNLNHLLAWGHASVIERLLAKNPQCAQAIADQFGGEHYIRNELQEKGRAITLFQTPRAEANPGVAAASILARDCFVRKLRALGETFDLALPPGAGSPVKTCAKAFVRQFGKARLSEVAKLHFKTTQEL, translated from the coding sequence ATGTATAAGGCCAAGCTCGCCTCGCCTGTCGCGCAGGCGCGTTTAAAGCGCGCTGTCCTGGGCGTGTCGCATTTCGAGTGGCGCGAGCAGGCTGAGCAGTACTGCGCCTTTCGGCTCGACGGCGCGCGGCGCGGCGCCGGAAAAGCCCTCTGGGTGCGCGTCAAACAGTACGCAAATGGGACGCTCCTGATCGACGCCGCCACGCCCGACCTGCTGCAAGACCTCCTGAGCGCTGTCCAATCTGCGCTCCCGGCGGGCTCGGTTTCCGTAAATGCTGCCGGCGCGGGGCCTGCGAGCGGCGCAAAACCATTGAAGGCATCCGGTCAACTGGACGTTGCGGGCGCGTATATCGGCACCGATGAATCGGGAAAAGGCGACTACTTCGGCCCGCTGGTGATTGCCGGCGCCTGCGTCGACGATGCGGCCTTGCCGCAATTGGCCGCCTTGGGGGTGATGGACAGTAAAAAGCTGTCGGACGACGCCATTAGCCGCATTGCCGCAGGCATCCGACAGGCCTTGGGGCCTGATCGCGTGCTGGCGCTGGAGCTGGCCCCGGCGCGCTATAACGAGGTCTACGCAGATTTTCGCGCGCGCGGGCGTAACCTGAATCATCTGCTGGCCTGGGGCCATGCGTCGGTCATTGAGCGCCTGCTGGCGAAGAATCCGCAGTGCGCTCAGGCGATTGCCGATCAGTTCGGCGGCGAGCATTACATCCGCAACGAATTGCAGGAAAAAGGCCGCGCGATTACGCTGTTTCAAACCCCTCGGGCCGAAGCCAATCCCGGCGTGGCGGCGGCGAGTATCCTGGCGCGCGATTGTTTTGTGCGTAAGCTGCGCGCATTGGGCGAGACCTTTGATCTGGCGCTGCCCCCCGGCGCGGGATCGCCCGTAAAGACCTGCGCCAAGGCCTTCGTACGGCAGTTCGGCAAGGCGCGGCTCAGCGAAGTCGCCAAGCTGCATTTTAAAACCACCCAGGAGCTATAA
- a CDS encoding glycosyltransferase: MAWFFQLDTWLILVGAILLIRQLFVIFAAEQGRKADLVKKRYRSITDQNVTALVTWQDPGSGPALKRLLEAIEAQEYPSSRVSVYLGLSPELQAELSLSELSPNVRVCVCPDARPTQGQLTAWLIERCLAAGDCGVITFFRSDDVIKPDYFLNVVAASFDFPVMQGMVAMRRRQASLLGQVAALSRRLRNRIANAGRFHLGLSCRLQDSGWAVKQDILEMIPYRRGHDLDNLEYALRLKLGNIRVGWAPAMVTYSDRPYRLFPVTMECALSALNRLRLAAVYSAPLLVRAVIRGDLTALEEFLTVLKPPDFITGAIFLAFALVAWQTPLWNSGHPAVWTGLFISVVTLHLLSMAVARCKPADYLTGFIWTPVVYLLGGLMLPAALAYLALGRFSRDSAGADGRSYKSQSRTRFNETIDPELSLFDTAHRHESGIRDLLVTNAPLDFDDLEKAPLRRVSPSEQAQLAQNLTSAGVAAAAEPVRQDRVVEKSIPISNGQRQVDCVLQTHTRYNEQGSEIYQMALYYKTVSFSTQSYRILDQAFYELETKLLKHGLTMVTCGSCGYFYNPVADVPDAVKSSGVCLFGKKGRDVNLSTDAVTVISQACPYHSPLDLRETIVREWRDSLSAANM, encoded by the coding sequence GTGGCGTGGTTTTTTCAACTGGATACATGGCTGATTCTGGTTGGCGCGATCCTGCTGATTCGCCAATTGTTTGTGATTTTCGCTGCGGAGCAGGGGCGTAAAGCCGATCTGGTCAAGAAGCGCTATCGCAGCATCACCGATCAAAACGTGACGGCGCTGGTTACCTGGCAGGATCCCGGCTCGGGTCCTGCGCTGAAGCGGCTTTTAGAAGCCATTGAAGCCCAGGAGTATCCGTCATCGCGCGTGTCGGTGTATCTGGGGCTTTCGCCTGAGCTTCAGGCGGAGTTATCGCTTTCCGAGTTATCGCCGAATGTGCGGGTGTGCGTCTGTCCCGACGCGCGTCCCACCCAGGGCCAGCTCACCGCGTGGCTCATTGAACGCTGTCTGGCGGCGGGAGACTGTGGCGTCATTACGTTCTTTCGTTCAGATGACGTCATTAAGCCCGATTACTTCCTCAATGTCGTGGCGGCCAGCTTTGATTTTCCTGTTATGCAGGGGATGGTCGCTATGCGTCGGCGTCAGGCGTCCCTGCTGGGGCAGGTGGCGGCCTTGTCGCGGCGTTTACGCAACCGCATTGCCAATGCGGGGCGTTTTCATCTGGGGTTGAGCTGTCGTCTGCAAGATTCCGGCTGGGCCGTGAAGCAGGACATTCTGGAGATGATTCCCTATCGTCGCGGCCATGATCTCGATAATCTGGAATACGCCTTGCGCCTGAAGCTGGGCAATATTCGCGTGGGCTGGGCCCCGGCGATGGTGACGTATAGCGATCGGCCTTACCGGCTGTTTCCGGTGACCATGGAATGCGCGCTGTCGGCCTTGAATCGTCTGCGGCTGGCGGCGGTTTATAGCGCCCCGCTGCTGGTTCGCGCCGTGATTCGCGGCGACCTGACCGCGCTGGAAGAATTTTTAACCGTCCTGAAACCGCCGGATTTCATCACCGGCGCTATTTTTCTGGCGTTTGCGCTGGTCGCCTGGCAGACGCCGCTGTGGAATTCGGGGCATCCCGCCGTGTGGACGGGCCTGTTTATCAGCGTGGTGACGCTCCATCTGCTCAGTATGGCTGTTGCGCGCTGTAAACCGGCGGATTACCTCACCGGCTTCATCTGGACGCCCGTGGTCTACCTGCTCGGCGGGCTGATGCTGCCAGCGGCGCTGGCCTATCTGGCGCTGGGACGTTTTTCGCGCGATTCGGCAGGGGCGGACGGGCGTTCTTATAAGAGCCAAAGCCGCACGCGCTTTAACGAGACCATCGACCCCGAGCTGTCGCTCTTTGATACGGCGCATCGCCACGAGTCGGGCATCCGCGATTTGCTGGTGACCAACGCGCCGCTCGACTTTGATGATCTGGAAAAAGCCCCGCTTCGCCGGGTTTCGCCCAGCGAGCAGGCGCAATTGGCGCAGAATCTGACATCGGCTGGGGTCGCGGCGGCGGCAGAGCCGGTTCGGCAAGACCGGGTGGTGGAAAAATCCATTCCCATATCGAATGGTCAGCGTCAGGTGGACTGCGTGCTGCAGACGCACACGCGCTATAACGAGCAGGGGTCCGAAATTTACCAGATGGCGCTGTATTACAAGACGGTCTCGTTCTCTACGCAGAGCTACCGGATACTCGATCAGGCCTTCTATGAGCTGGAAACCAAGCTCCTGAAGCACGGCTTGACCATGGTGACCTGTGGAAGCTGCGGGTATTTTTATAATCCGGTCGCCGATGTGCCTGATGCGGTGAAAAGTAGCGGCGTCTGTCTCTTTGGCAAGAAGGGCCGCGACGTGAATCTGTCCACCGACGCGGTGACGGTCATTAGTCAGGCCTGTCCCTACCATTCGCCGCTGGATTTGCGCGAGACCATTGTGCGCGAATGGCGCGACAGTCTGTCTGCGGCCAATATGTAA
- a CDS encoding homoserine dehydrogenase translates to MTDVSPASTALQRLPHAEGAPKAATTPISPVGVGMIGMGTVGRGVYKILSQRSEIDFRRIAVRDLDKNRGVEGLDSRLLCDDPLSVVRDPEAQVLIEVMGGVDLARELIVEAIRNGKHVITANKELIAKEGQALFELAQAHHVRLMFEGAVAGGIPIIMPLKLSLAANHILEIAGILNGTTNYILTKMANEGWSYETALEKAQEKGFAEADPTNDVEGHDTAYKISILSSIAFKKRIDVARVAREGISRLTATDIQLADSLGYVIKLIGLCRQGLDPQGPLDVRVHPTLVLKDHPLASIHNENNAVWIKGDAVGDVMFYGRGAGELPTASAVCADVLAITDNLVKGNDPIPSMEIIYHGDALMAPAGEARNRYFVRLRTHDTPGVIGNIGTACGECGVSIESIVQHGIHEDGTASIVLITHIQSESQMQDALTRILAYPSVDSVACLLRIL, encoded by the coding sequence ATGACTGACGTCTCTCCCGCTTCGACCGCCCTGCAACGCCTGCCGCATGCCGAAGGCGCGCCTAAAGCTGCGACGACGCCGATTTCGCCGGTAGGGGTCGGGATGATTGGCATGGGCACTGTCGGGCGCGGGGTGTATAAAATTCTGAGCCAGCGCTCAGAAATCGACTTTCGGCGCATCGCCGTGCGCGATTTGGACAAGAATCGCGGCGTGGAAGGGCTGGACAGCCGCCTGCTCTGCGATGATCCGCTCAGCGTGGTTCGCGATCCCGAAGCGCAAGTGCTTATTGAGGTGATGGGCGGCGTGGATCTGGCGCGCGAACTGATTGTCGAGGCCATTCGCAACGGCAAGCACGTGATTACCGCCAACAAAGAACTCATCGCCAAGGAAGGCCAGGCCCTGTTTGAGCTGGCGCAAGCGCATCACGTGCGCCTGATGTTTGAAGGCGCGGTCGCGGGCGGCATCCCGATTATCATGCCGCTGAAACTCTCGCTGGCGGCCAATCATATCCTGGAGATCGCCGGGATTCTGAACGGGACGACCAATTATATTCTGACCAAAATGGCAAACGAAGGCTGGTCGTACGAAACGGCGCTGGAAAAGGCGCAGGAAAAGGGCTTTGCCGAGGCGGACCCCACCAATGACGTGGAAGGCCATGATACGGCCTATAAAATCTCGATTCTGTCGTCTATTGCCTTTAAAAAGCGGATTGATGTCGCGCGCGTGGCCCGCGAAGGCATTTCGCGCCTGACGGCGACGGATATTCAGTTGGCCGACTCGCTCGGCTATGTCATCAAGCTGATTGGCCTGTGTCGTCAGGGACTTGACCCGCAAGGGCCGCTGGATGTCCGTGTGCATCCGACTCTCGTCCTGAAGGATCATCCGTTGGCGAGCATTCACAACGAAAATAACGCCGTCTGGATTAAAGGCGACGCCGTGGGCGATGTGATGTTCTACGGGCGCGGGGCGGGTGAACTCCCTACAGCCAGCGCCGTTTGCGCTGACGTGCTGGCCATCACCGACAATCTGGTGAAGGGCAATGACCCGATTCCTTCGATGGAAATCATCTACCACGGCGATGCGCTTATGGCGCCTGCCGGAGAGGCGCGTAATCGCTATTTTGTGCGCCTGCGCACGCACGATACGCCGGGCGTCATCGGTAATATCGGAACCGCCTGCGGTGAATGCGGCGTCAGCATTGAGTCGATTGTCCAGCACGGGATTCACGAAGACGGCACGGCGTCGATTGTGCTGATCACGCATATTCAGTCCGAAAGTCAGATGCAGGACGCCTTAACGCGGATTCTGGCTTATCCCTCGGTCGATAGCGTGGCCTGTTTGCTGCGAATTCTGTAA
- a CDS encoding threonine synthase, protein MAGILERYRPFFNLPDDYPIVSLEEGNTPLIPAHNLSEWIAGQTGLKGLRIFFKTEGLNPTGSFKDRGMTYAVSQAKKDGARAIICASTGNTSASAAAYGARCGLQTVILLPAGKVALGKISQAILYGCKIIEIDGNFDRALDLVRELGETGLATIVNSINPYRIEGQKSGAFEICDALGAAPDYHFIPVGNAGNITAYWRGYKQYADAGRIATLPRMYGYEAEGSAAIVHGHPIENPETFATAIRIGNPASWEGATAARDESGGLIDMVGEGEIGWAYHFLASREGVFCEPASAASVAGLIRACREERIDENSTVVCVLTGNGLKDPDSAIRLGDAQRVQLAADRDAISDYLSGKAPVA, encoded by the coding sequence ATGGCTGGCATTCTTGAACGCTATCGTCCGTTTTTCAACCTGCCGGACGATTATCCGATTGTCAGCCTCGAAGAAGGCAATACGCCCCTGATTCCTGCGCATAACCTCAGCGAGTGGATCGCAGGGCAGACGGGCCTGAAAGGCCTGCGGATCTTCTTCAAGACGGAAGGCCTGAACCCTACCGGCAGCTTTAAAGATCGCGGCATGACGTACGCCGTCTCGCAAGCCAAAAAAGACGGCGCGCGCGCCATTATCTGCGCCAGTACGGGCAACACCAGCGCCAGTGCGGCCGCCTACGGGGCGCGCTGCGGCCTGCAAACCGTGATTCTGCTGCCGGCAGGCAAGGTCGCGCTGGGTAAAATCTCGCAAGCCATTCTGTACGGCTGCAAAATTATTGAGATTGACGGCAATTTTGATCGCGCCCTCGACCTCGTGCGCGAGCTGGGCGAAACCGGGCTGGCGACCATCGTCAACTCGATTAATCCGTATCGCATTGAAGGCCAGAAGTCCGGGGCGTTTGAGATTTGTGACGCGCTGGGCGCCGCGCCGGATTACCATTTTATTCCGGTGGGCAATGCGGGCAATATCACGGCTTACTGGCGCGGATACAAGCAGTACGCTGACGCCGGGCGCATTGCGACCCTGCCGCGCATGTATGGCTACGAGGCCGAAGGCTCGGCGGCCATTGTCCATGGCCATCCGATTGAGAATCCCGAGACGTTTGCGACTGCCATCCGCATTGGGAATCCTGCCAGTTGGGAGGGCGCAACGGCGGCGCGCGACGAGTCCGGCGGCCTGATTGACATGGTTGGTGAAGGCGAAATCGGCTGGGCGTATCATTTTCTGGCGAGTCGCGAAGGCGTCTTCTGCGAACCGGCCAGCGCAGCCAGCGTCGCCGGTTTGATTCGCGCATGTCGCGAAGAGCGCATCGACGAAAATTCTACCGTCGTGTGCGTTCTGACCGGCAATGGCCTGAAAGATCCCGATAGCGCCATTCGACTGGGCGACGCGCAGCGCGTGCAGCTTGCGGCCGATCGTGACGCGATTTCGGACTATCTCAGCGGCAAAGCGCCCGTGGCGTAA
- a CDS encoding 4Fe-4S dicluster domain-containing protein, which translates to MTHSPQALSASLQKLDACIHCGFCLPACPTYAATGSEAESPRGRLYLMRDWLGATPDKPARFSTHQVGAHLDACLGCLACQTACPSGVEYGALLHTARQRLADERPMTWSRRLKRFAMRRLLPAPGAMTALRRAVRLYQASGAQTLLRKTRVLSVTPALANAEALLPPVPRHEALRAGATFGPATGERVILPTGCVMDAFYNPAHWATIRVLSACGFCVTIPPAGCCGALADHSGEDDIADERALATMREILTLNPRWIALNSAGCGSTMQGYGHRFADNAAWAARAAHFSALTIDIMALLNDHARPALTAAMTQVVPRRVAYHAACHLHHGQGVQRQPLDLLALVPGLTLIPLTDAAACCGSAGVYNLENPQLAEDILAEKIARIVDSGADAIAAGNPGCLLQIAKGLRDAGRGDIQTLHPVEILAEALAPSP; encoded by the coding sequence ATGACACACTCGCCGCAAGCGCTGAGCGCCTCTCTGCAAAAGCTGGACGCCTGCATCCACTGCGGATTTTGCCTGCCCGCCTGCCCCACATACGCCGCCACGGGTTCTGAAGCCGAATCGCCGCGCGGACGCCTGTATTTAATGCGCGACTGGCTGGGCGCAACGCCCGATAAACCCGCCCGCTTCTCGACGCATCAGGTCGGCGCGCATCTCGACGCGTGCCTGGGCTGTCTGGCGTGTCAAACGGCCTGCCCTTCGGGCGTCGAATACGGCGCGCTGCTGCATACCGCCCGTCAACGTCTTGCCGATGAGCGTCCCATGACGTGGTCGCGTCGTCTCAAGCGCTTTGCCATGCGCCGCCTGCTCCCGGCGCCTGGGGCCATGACCGCTCTCAGGCGCGCGGTGCGGCTTTATCAGGCCAGCGGCGCGCAGACGCTGCTCAGAAAAACCCGCGTCCTGAGCGTGACGCCTGCGCTGGCGAACGCAGAAGCCCTGTTACCGCCGGTTCCGCGACATGAAGCGCTTCGGGCGGGGGCGACCTTCGGCCCGGCGACGGGCGAGCGCGTCATCCTCCCCACCGGCTGCGTGATGGACGCGTTTTATAACCCGGCGCATTGGGCCACGATTCGCGTCCTGAGCGCCTGCGGATTCTGCGTGACGATTCCGCCCGCCGGCTGTTGCGGCGCGCTGGCCGACCACAGCGGGGAAGACGACATCGCCGACGAGCGCGCGCTGGCGACGATGCGCGAGATACTAACGCTCAACCCGCGCTGGATAGCTTTAAATTCAGCCGGATGCGGTTCGACAATGCAGGGCTATGGCCATCGCTTCGCTGACAACGCGGCATGGGCGGCGCGGGCCGCGCATTTTTCGGCCCTGACGATTGATATCATGGCGCTGCTGAACGATCACGCGCGTCCTGCGCTGACCGCCGCGATGACGCAAGTCGTCCCCCGCCGCGTCGCCTATCATGCGGCGTGTCATTTGCATCATGGCCAGGGCGTTCAACGCCAGCCGCTGGACCTGCTGGCGCTGGTTCCCGGATTGACGCTGATTCCGCTGACGGATGCCGCCGCGTGCTGCGGGAGCGCGGGCGTTTATAATCTGGAGAACCCCCAGTTGGCCGAAGATATTCTCGCAGAGAAAATCGCGCGCATTGTCGACAGCGGCGCGGACGCAATCGCAGCGGGAAATCCCGGCTGTCTGTTGCAAATCGCCAAAGGCTTGCGCGACGCCGGACGCGGCGACATTCAGACGCTTCATCCGGTGGAAATTCTCGCGGAAGCCCTGGCCCCTTCGCCCTGA
- a CDS encoding RidA family protein, with the protein MSTLEDLSNPARYPQTLAEWDAMLPPPPQPVGSYVPIVQAGALLYTSGVLPMRDGQLLSPGAVGSFTVTLEQGQEAARQCALNALSLVKAHLGSLSRVERVVKITGFVNSPAAFTDQPKVLNGASDLLVAVFGEAGRHARSAVGVAALPLNAPVEIELILAVRPE; encoded by the coding sequence ATGTCCACACTTGAAGACCTTTCCAATCCCGCGCGTTATCCCCAGACGCTGGCCGAGTGGGACGCCATGCTGCCTCCGCCGCCACAGCCGGTGGGGAGCTATGTGCCGATTGTTCAGGCCGGGGCCTTGCTCTATACTTCCGGCGTCTTGCCCATGCGTGACGGGCAGCTCCTGTCTCCCGGCGCGGTGGGTTCGTTTACCGTCACGCTGGAGCAGGGACAGGAGGCCGCGCGTCAGTGCGCCTTGAACGCCCTGAGCCTGGTGAAGGCGCATCTGGGGTCGCTGTCGCGGGTCGAGCGCGTGGTTAAAATCACCGGATTCGTCAACAGCCCGGCTGCGTTTACCGATCAGCCCAAGGTGCTGAACGGGGCCTCTGACCTGCTGGTCGCCGTCTTTGGCGAGGCAGGCAGGCACGCGCGCTCAGCCGTGGGCGTGGCCGCCTTGCCGCTCAACGCCCCGGTCGAGATCGAGTTGATCCTCGCGGTTCGCCCCGAATAA
- the aroC gene encoding chorismate synthase — MASFRFLTAGESHGPGLTVIVDGVPAGLRVTQDALNRQLARRQLGYGRGGRMIIETDQATILGGVRFEKTTGAPIALLIENRDWKNWESAMASGGEWGEAAEQKKFMRPRPGHADLAAYYKYGLSDLRDALERASARETAARTAAGAIAREILAQIAGIEVYSHVTRLGGVDVDRPALDAEFGDDWQSLAARAEANDLRCAGSDAILSAMRARIDQARRDGVTLGGEVEIIAVGAPPGLGSYAQWDRRLDGRLAQAVMSVQAVKSVTIGAGDDGATRAGDVFHDEIVPGGLSSTQTMTLQRPTNRAGGLEAGVSNGRPVIVRAVMKPIATMRKALASVNLETGESEAAHFERSDVTAVAACGVVCEAMTAFTLAQALLEKFGEDTVEDASQALLRYRERLRPPPAP, encoded by the coding sequence GTGGCTTCGTTTCGCTTTCTGACGGCGGGAGAATCCCACGGGCCCGGCCTGACTGTCATTGTGGACGGCGTCCCCGCCGGTCTTCGCGTGACGCAAGACGCCCTCAACCGCCAGTTGGCGCGCCGCCAGCTTGGTTACGGGCGCGGCGGCCGGATGATCATCGAGACCGATCAGGCGACCATTCTCGGCGGCGTGCGCTTTGAGAAAACCACCGGCGCCCCGATCGCCCTGCTGATTGAGAATCGCGACTGGAAGAACTGGGAATCCGCGATGGCCAGCGGCGGCGAGTGGGGAGAAGCCGCTGAACAGAAGAAATTCATGCGCCCGCGTCCCGGTCATGCGGACCTGGCCGCCTATTACAAGTACGGCCTGAGCGATTTGCGCGATGCGCTGGAACGCGCCAGCGCCCGCGAAACGGCGGCGCGCACGGCAGCCGGGGCCATCGCCCGCGAAATTCTGGCGCAGATTGCGGGCATTGAGGTATATAGCCACGTCACCCGTCTGGGCGGCGTGGACGTGGATCGTCCGGCGCTTGACGCCGAATTCGGCGACGACTGGCAGTCGCTGGCCGCGCGCGCCGAAGCCAACGACTTGCGCTGTGCGGGATCCGACGCCATTTTGAGCGCCATGCGCGCCCGCATTGACCAGGCCCGCCGCGACGGCGTGACGCTGGGCGGCGAAGTCGAAATCATTGCTGTTGGCGCGCCGCCGGGATTGGGCTCGTACGCGCAATGGGATCGCCGTCTGGATGGCCGTCTGGCCCAGGCCGTCATGAGCGTGCAGGCTGTGAAAAGCGTCACAATCGGCGCGGGCGACGACGGCGCGACGCGCGCGGGCGATGTTTTTCACGATGAGATTGTGCCGGGCGGGTTGTCGTCGACGCAGACGATGACGCTGCAACGGCCGACCAACCGCGCGGGCGGGCTGGAGGCGGGCGTCAGTAACGGTCGTCCTGTCATTGTTCGGGCTGTGATGAAGCCGATCGCGACGATGCGAAAGGCGCTTGCCAGCGTGAATCTGGAAACCGGCGAAAGCGAAGCCGCGCACTTCGAGCGATCCGACGTCACGGCGGTGGCGGCCTGCGGCGTGGTCTGCGAGGCGATGACGGCCTTTACGCTGGCGCAAGCCCTGCTGGAAAAATTCGGTGAGGACACCGTGGAAGACGCCTCGCAAGCCTTGCTGCGCTACCGCGAGCGCTTGCGACCGCCGCCCGCGCCATAA
- a CDS encoding LD-carboxypeptidase: protein MTQFDPHGDETTPPSRLFPAALRRGDCVAVISPAAPTPVASDGSGDAFDRGVALLQTRGFQPKLMPNARSQRYYLAGDDAQRLDDLHAAFADPEVRAILCARGGYGCTRLLSQIDYDLIRANPRILIGFSDVTALHLANYQRTGLIGFYGPMLTSNLIDEDPFNEDALWPLVMGEAPTPYPVPSQAAYHPISGGVAEGPLTGGNLSLLAALCGTPFQPQTRGHLLFIEDWRESYYSLDRQFQQLRMAGLFADIRGLILCDFSEMDDPLQATYPLERFFADVLGDFGVPAGFGLSVGHGALTATLPIGVRARFDADAGRLTLLESPVK from the coding sequence ATGACCCAGTTTGATCCTCATGGCGACGAGACGACGCCCCCCTCGCGTCTCTTTCCTGCCGCCTTGCGACGGGGCGACTGCGTGGCGGTCATTTCCCCGGCGGCGCCCACGCCCGTGGCGTCCGATGGCTCAGGCGACGCTTTTGATCGCGGCGTCGCATTGTTGCAGACGCGCGGCTTTCAGCCAAAATTAATGCCGAACGCCCGTTCGCAGCGGTATTATCTGGCGGGCGACGACGCGCAGCGTCTGGACGATTTACATGCGGCGTTTGCCGATCCGGAGGTTCGGGCCATTCTGTGCGCGCGGGGCGGTTACGGCTGTACGCGCCTTCTGTCGCAAATCGACTACGACCTGATCCGCGCCAATCCCCGGATTCTCATTGGCTTTAGCGACGTGACGGCGCTGCATCTGGCGAATTATCAGCGCACGGGGCTGATTGGCTTTTATGGGCCGATGCTGACCTCCAATCTCATTGACGAAGACCCCTTTAACGAGGACGCGCTCTGGCCGCTGGTGATGGGCGAGGCCCCGACGCCTTATCCCGTGCCGTCGCAGGCGGCGTATCATCCCATTAGCGGCGGCGTCGCCGAAGGGCCGCTGACGGGCGGTAATCTCTCATTGCTGGCGGCGCTGTGCGGCACGCCTTTTCAGCCGCAGACGCGCGGGCATCTGCTGTTTATCGAAGACTGGCGCGAATCGTATTACAGTCTGGATCGGCAATTTCAGCAATTGCGCATGGCCGGGCTTTTTGCCGACATTCGCGGGCTGATCTTATGTGATTTCTCTGAAATGGACGATCCCTTGCAGGCGACGTATCCTCTGGAACGCTTCTTCGCCGATGTGCTAGGCGATTTTGGCGTTCCTGCGGGGTTTGGCCTGAGCGTCGGACATGGCGCGCTTACGGCGACGCTGCCTATCGGCGTTCGGGCGCGCTTTGACGCCGACGCCGGACGCCTTACGCTGCTCGAATCGCCCGTGAAATAA
- a CDS encoding 50S ribosomal protein L28 translates to MAVCELCDKKRNKSNKVSFSNKHNRFFQEPNLQRCLITLPNGTHKTMRVCTGCIRKNKIRRAV, encoded by the coding sequence ATGGCTGTTTGCGAACTGTGCGACAAAAAGCGCAATAAATCCAACAAAGTCAGCTTTTCCAACAAGCACAACCGGTTTTTTCAGGAGCCGAACCTTCAGCGCTGCCTGATTACGCTGCCCAACGGCACGCATAAAACCATGCGCGTGTGCACCGGCTGCATCCGTAAAAATAAAATCCGTCGCGCCGTTTAG
- a CDS encoding M55 family metallopeptidase, with protein sequence MTRLYVSADLEGVCGVNSPHQCAASPARREAYDAAVAQLALEVATVCKAALAAGAREILVNDAHMTMTNLALAHLPGPDSRIRLLSGKPKPAAMLAGLDLSIDGVVLLGYHAKAGSSPAVLPHTFHDKLADVRVNGLSLGEGGFNAYYASLAHQAPVILASGDQALCREITALIPAVRTVETKTALGYAAALHRSAADVLTAYRETVTQLMADCDRWRDNLLEMPGPYTLEVTVVSPLYADLIMVSPDWIRLDGVRVRRELSDFSSAYLALQSAYATFAYEQTL encoded by the coding sequence ATGACCCGTCTCTACGTTTCTGCCGATTTAGAAGGCGTTTGCGGCGTTAATTCGCCTCATCAGTGCGCAGCATCCCCTGCGCGCCGTGAGGCCTATGACGCCGCAGTCGCTCAATTGGCGCTCGAAGTCGCCACCGTGTGCAAGGCGGCGCTGGCTGCCGGGGCGCGCGAGATTCTGGTCAACGACGCGCACATGACGATGACCAATCTGGCGCTGGCGCATTTGCCGGGTCCTGATAGCCGGATTCGCCTGCTGTCGGGTAAACCCAAGCCTGCGGCCATGCTCGCCGGGCTGGATCTGAGCATTGATGGGGTCGTCTTGCTGGGCTATCACGCCAAAGCCGGCTCCTCTCCCGCCGTGCTGCCGCATACGTTTCACGACAAGCTCGCCGACGTGCGCGTCAATGGGCTGTCGCTGGGCGAAGGCGGCTTTAACGCGTATTACGCCAGTCTGGCGCATCAGGCCCCGGTCATTCTGGCCAGTGGCGATCAGGCGCTGTGCCGCGAAATAACGGCGTTGATTCCCGCCGTTCGCACCGTTGAAACCAAGACTGCGCTGGGTTACGCCGCTGCCCTGCATCGATCCGCCGCCGATGTTCTGACCGCCTATCGCGAGACTGTTACGCAGTTAATGGCCGACTGCGACCGCTGGCGCGACAATCTGCTGGAGATGCCGGGCCCGTACACGCTCGAAGTCACCGTCGTCTCGCCGCTGTACGCCGATCTGATTATGGTGTCGCCTGACTGGATTCGCCTCGACGGCGTGCGCGTTCGTCGTGAGCTGTCAGATTTTTCCAGTGCGTATCTCGCCTTGCAGTCGGCTTATGCGACGTTTGCCTATGAGCAGACGCTCTAG